Genomic DNA from Streptomyces sp. NBC_01571:
CCTCCGGTGTGGTGGAGGTGTCGAGTCTTCACCGCACGGAGGTCTTCGTGTCCCACCGTAATGCCCGGCTGACCGTTCACGGCAGGCGGCTGCTGGTCGAACGTGTTCGCGCCGGCCGTCCTGTCGCGCATGTGGCCGCCGAGATGGGTATCTCCCGCGCCACGGCCCACAAGTGGATCCGCCGCTGGCGGGCGGAGGGCGAGCAAGGACTGCACGACCGCCCCAGCCGTCCCCGCACGACACCGCACCGCACCGCTGCAGCGGTGGAGGCCCGGGTCTGCCGGCTGCGGCAGGACCGCAAGCTCGGACCTGCCCGCCTGGGACCGGTCCTGGGCCTGCCCGCCTCGACCGTGCACCGGATCCTGGTCCGCCACGGCCTGAACCGGCTGGCCTTCCTGGACCGGCCCACCGGGCAGGTCATCCGCCGCTACGAACGCGACCGGCCCGGCGAGCTGGTCCACGTGGACGTGAAGAAACTCGGCCGGATACCCGACGGAGGCGGCCACAAGGCGCTGGGCCGCCAGGCCGGCCGGGCCACCCGCGCCAACATGGGCTTCGACTACGTCCACTCCGCCGTCGACGACCACTCCCGCCTCGCCTACAGCGAGATCCACCCGGACGAGAAGGTCGCCACCTGCGCGGGCTTCCTCACCCGCGCGGCTGCGTTCTTCCACACACACGGCATCACCCGCATCGAACGCGTGCTCACCGACAACGCCTGGGCCTACCGCAAGGGCCTGGCCTGGAAACAGGCCCTCAACCAGCTCGGCGCAACCGGAAAGCTGACGCGCGCCTACCGGCCGCAGACCAACGGCAAGGTCGAACGCTTCAACCGCACCCTGCTCGACGAATGGGCCTACCTGCGGC
This window encodes:
- a CDS encoding IS481 family transposase — translated: MSHRNARLTVHGRRLLVERVRAGRPVAHVAAEMGISRATAHKWIRRWRAEGEQGLHDRPSRPRTTPHRTAAAVEARVCRLRQDRKLGPARLGPVLGLPASTVHRILVRHGLNRLAFLDRPTGQVIRRYERDRPGELVHVDVKKLGRIPDGGGHKALGRQAGRATRANMGFDYVHSAVDDHSRLAYSEIHPDEKVATCAGFLTRAAAFFHTHGITRIERVLTDNAWAYRKGLAWKQALNQLGATGKLTRAYRPQTNGKVERFNRTLLDEWAYLRPYTSNDERTAALDDFLHGYNYHRCHTALGGQPPISRVNNAAGQYI